The nucleotide window AAACCGCGCGAGGCCGACGGAACCGTGCCGCCGACGGATTATGTGGTCGCGGCCGGTACCGGCGTCGTCTACAGCTACGTCGTCCACCGCGCGCCGCAGGTGCCCGGCCGCCGGTTGCCGTTCGTGGTGGCGCTCGTCGAACTCGACGAGGGGGTTCGGATGCTCGGCGAACTCCGGGGCGTGGAGCCGGACGACGTGTCGATCGGCATGCGCGTGCGCGCAACCTATCTGGACTTCCCGGCCGACGAGGCGGCCGGGACCGCTGCGTGGACCCTGCACGCGTGGGAACCGGCCACGACCACGGAAGGGGAATCCGCATGACGAGCGTTGCCGCACACCCCGCGGCCGTCGGAACGACGCTGCCGCCGTTGACGATCGAGGCGACACCCACGTTCGTGGTGGCGACCGCGCTGGCCACGCGCGATTTCCAGGACGTGCACCACGATCGCGACCTCGCGCAGGCGAAGGGGTCCAAGGACATCTTCGTCAACATCCTCACCGACACCGGGCTGGTGGAGCGGTTCGTCACCGACTGGGCCGGTCCGTCTGCCAGAATCCGTTCCATCGCACTGAAACTCGGCGTCCCCTGGTATGCCTATGACACCGTCACCTTCACCGGCGAGGTCACCGAGGTCGATGCCGGAGTGATCACGGTCGCCGTGACCGGGAGCAATTCGCTCGGCAAGCACGTGATCTCGACGGTCACGCTGAGCGTCGACGATGCGGCTGCCTCCACGAGCCGAGGGGAGGACGTCTGATGGGGTCGCTGTCCGGGCAGGCCGCGATCGCCGGGATCGGTGCCACCGAGTTCTCCAAGGATTCCGGACGCAGCGAGCTGCGGCTCGCCGCGGAGGCGGTGTCGGCGGCGATCGCCGACGCCGGCCTCACACCCGCCGACGTCGACGGTCTCGTCACGTTCACGATGGACACCAACAGCGAGATCTCGGTCGCCCGGGCCGTGGGTATCGGAGACCTGACGTACTTCTCGCGGATCCACTACGGCGGAGGTGCGGCGTGTGCCACGGTCCAGCAGGCCGCGATGGCGGTGGCCACGGGCGTCGCCGATGTCGTGGTGGCCTACCGTGCCTTCAACGAGCGGTCCGGATTGCGCTTCGGACAAGTGAATTCGGCGGTGGCGAACCAGGAGAACTCCTCGGGTACCGAGAACGCCTTCACCTATCCGCACGGACTGTCCACCCCCGCCGCGTTCGTCGCGATGATCGCCCAGCGCTACATGCACGACTTCGGGGCCACCAGTGAGGATTTCGGTCGTATCGCCGTCGTGGACCGCAAGCACGCGGCGGTGAACCCGGACGCGTTCTTCTATGACAAGCCGATCACTCTGGAGGATCACCAGAACTCGCGCTACATCGCCGAGCCGTTGCATCTGCTCGACTGCTGCCAGGAATCCGACGGCGGTGTCGCACTGGTCATCGTGTCGGCCGAACGTGCGAAGGACCTGCCGCACAAGCCCGCCGTGATCGCGGCCGCCGCGGCCGGTAGTGCCGCCGATCAGTACATCATGACCAGCTATTACCGGCAGGAGCTGGCGGGTCTGCCGGAGATGGGTCTCGTCGGCCGTCAGCTGTGGTCGCAGTCGGGCCTGCGTCCCGACGACATGGACATGGCGATCCTCTACGACCACTTCACGCCGTACACACTCCTGCAGCTCGAGGAACTCGGATTCTGCGGGCGGGGCGAGGCCAAGGACTTCGTCCGGGAACCGGGAGCCCTCGAGGTCGGTGGCCGGCTGCCGCTGAACACGCACGGTGGCCAGCTGGGCGAGGCCTACATCCACGGGATGAACGGG belongs to Gordonia sp. KTR9 and includes:
- a CDS encoding lipid-transfer protein, which gives rise to MGSLSGQAAIAGIGATEFSKDSGRSELRLAAEAVSAAIADAGLTPADVDGLVTFTMDTNSEISVARAVGIGDLTYFSRIHYGGGAACATVQQAAMAVATGVADVVVAYRAFNERSGLRFGQVNSAVANQENSSGTENAFTYPHGLSTPAAFVAMIAQRYMHDFGATSEDFGRIAVVDRKHAAVNPDAFFYDKPITLEDHQNSRYIAEPLHLLDCCQESDGGVALVIVSAERAKDLPHKPAVIAAAAAGSAADQYIMTSYYRQELAGLPEMGLVGRQLWSQSGLRPDDMDMAILYDHFTPYTLLQLEELGFCGRGEAKDFVREPGALEVGGRLPLNTHGGQLGEAYIHGMNGIAEGVRQIRGTSVNQVGGAEKVVVTAGTGVPTSGLVLTA
- a CDS encoding MaoC family dehydratase, with product MTSVAAHPAAVGTTLPPLTIEATPTFVVATALATRDFQDVHHDRDLAQAKGSKDIFVNILTDTGLVERFVTDWAGPSARIRSIALKLGVPWYAYDTVTFTGEVTEVDAGVITVAVTGSNSLGKHVISTVTLSVDDAAASTSRGEDV